The following coding sequences are from one Kosakonia sp. H02 window:
- a CDS encoding TerC family protein, with translation MNSVGTPMLWGGFAIVVVIMLAIDLLLQGRRGVHTMTMKQAAVWSVVWVSLSLLFNAAFWWYLTQTEGRAVADTQALAFLTGYLIEKALAVDNVFVWLMLFSYFAIPAALQRRVLIYGVLGAIVLRTIMIFAGSWLITQFSWLLYVFGAFLLFTGVKMALAKEDETGIGDKPLVRWLRGHLRMTDTIENEHFFVRKNGLLFATPLLLVLILVELSDVIFAVDSIPAIFAVTTDPFIVLTSNLFAILGLRAMYFLLAGVAERFSMLKYGLSVILVFIGIKMLIVDFFHIPIAISLGVVGSILVLTLLINAWVNHQNDKKSKA, from the coding sequence ATGAATAGTGTTGGCACACCGATGTTATGGGGTGGGTTCGCCATCGTTGTGGTTATCATGCTGGCGATCGACCTTCTGCTTCAGGGGCGTCGCGGCGTCCATACGATGACCATGAAGCAGGCGGCCGTCTGGTCGGTAGTTTGGGTAAGCCTGTCGTTACTGTTTAACGCCGCCTTCTGGTGGTATCTGACACAAACCGAAGGGCGCGCGGTGGCGGATACACAAGCTCTGGCGTTTCTGACCGGTTACCTGATTGAAAAAGCGCTGGCGGTGGACAACGTTTTCGTCTGGCTGATGCTGTTTAGCTACTTCGCCATTCCTGCTGCGTTACAGCGCCGGGTGCTGATCTACGGCGTGCTTGGGGCGATCGTGCTGCGTACTATCATGATTTTCGCCGGTAGCTGGCTGATCACGCAATTCTCGTGGCTGTTGTATGTCTTCGGCGCATTCCTGCTGTTTACCGGTGTGAAGATGGCGCTGGCGAAAGAGGATGAAACCGGGATCGGTGATAAGCCGCTGGTGCGCTGGCTGCGCGGGCATCTGCGCATGACGGACACCATCGAAAACGAACACTTCTTCGTGCGTAAAAATGGCCTGCTGTTCGCCACGCCGCTGTTACTGGTGCTGATTCTGGTGGAGCTGAGCGACGTGATTTTTGCCGTCGACAGCATCCCGGCTATTTTCGCCGTCACCACCGATCCGTTTATCGTGCTGACCTCGAACCTGTTTGCGATCCTCGGTCTGCGCGCCATGTACTTCCTGCTGGCAGGCGTGGCGGAACGCTTCTCAATGCTGAAATATGGCCTGTCGGTGATCCTGGTGTTTATCGGTATCAAGATGCTGATTGTTGATTTCTTCCATATTCCGATTGCGATTTCCCTTGGTGTGGTGGGCAGCATCCTGGTGTTGACGCTGTTGATCAATGCCTGGGTCAACCATCAGAACGACAAGAAAAGTAAGGCGTAA
- a CDS encoding YgjV family protein, which yields MTAYWLAQGVGVLAFLIGITTFINRDERRFKKQLSLYSAIIGVHFFLMGAFPAGSSAILNAIRTLITLRTRSLWIMALFIVLTGGLGLAKYHHPVELLPVAGTIVSTWALFRFRGLPMRCVLWCSTGCWVIHNFWLGSIGGTLIEGSFLIMNGLNIIRFWRMQKRGIDPFKVETAQQETR from the coding sequence ATGACTGCGTATTGGCTTGCCCAGGGCGTTGGGGTGCTTGCCTTTCTGATTGGTATTACAACCTTCATCAACCGCGATGAGCGTCGTTTCAAGAAGCAGCTTTCGCTGTATAGCGCGATTATCGGCGTACATTTCTTCCTGATGGGCGCATTTCCTGCCGGTTCGAGCGCCATACTTAATGCCATCCGCACGCTGATTACCCTGCGAACCCGCAGCCTGTGGATCATGGCGCTGTTTATTGTGCTGACTGGCGGGCTTGGGCTGGCAAAATACCATCACCCTGTTGAACTGCTGCCGGTCGCCGGGACGATTGTTAGCACCTGGGCACTGTTTCGTTTTAGAGGCCTGCCGATGCGCTGTGTGCTCTGGTGTTCCACCGGCTGCTGGGTGATCCACAACTTCTGGCTCGGATCGATTGGCGGCACGCTGATCGAGGGCAGCTTTCTCATCATGAACGGGCTGAACATCATTCGTTTCTGGCGCATGCAAAAACGCGGCATCGACCCATTTAAAGTCGAAACCGCGCAGCAAGAGACACGTTGA
- the rlmG gene encoding 23S rRNA (guanine(1835)-N(2))-methyltransferase RlmG, which produces MSQVELNGQSFTLDRFPVGVEEASLQAWDAADEYLLQQVSEVDGPVLIFNDSFGALACALAQHRPVSVNDSYIAELATQHNLRINDLDESAVTLQDSLSPLPENPALVLIKVPKQLALLEQQLRALREVVTPQTRIVAGAKARDIHNSTLALFEKILGPTTTTLAWKKARLINCTFNAPALTDGLQLASWTLDGTDWTIHNHANVFSRSGLDIGARFFLQHLPENVEGEMVDLGCGNGVIGLQLLAQNPQSRVLFVDESAMAVASSRINVESNLPDAVDRSEFMINNALSGVEADRFAAVLCNPPFHQQSAITDHIAWQMFNDARRCLQYGGELRIVGNRHLDYFRKLKRVFGNCETVATNNKFVILKSVKTRKKR; this is translated from the coding sequence ATGAGCCAGGTTGAGTTAAACGGACAATCATTCACTTTAGACAGATTCCCTGTCGGCGTGGAAGAGGCGTCGCTACAGGCGTGGGATGCAGCGGATGAATATTTGCTGCAACAGGTGAGTGAGGTCGATGGCCCGGTGCTGATTTTCAACGATAGCTTCGGCGCGCTGGCCTGTGCACTGGCGCAGCATCGCCCGGTATCGGTTAACGACTCTTACATTGCCGAACTGGCAACCCAGCACAACCTGCGCATTAACGATCTCGATGAAAGCGCCGTGACGCTCCAGGACAGCTTAAGCCCGCTGCCGGAAAACCCTGCGCTGGTGCTGATTAAAGTGCCGAAACAGCTCGCGTTGCTGGAGCAGCAACTGCGCGCGCTGCGTGAAGTGGTGACGCCGCAAACGCGGATTGTCGCAGGTGCGAAAGCGCGTGATATCCACAATTCAACCCTCGCCCTGTTCGAAAAAATCCTTGGCCCAACCACCACCACGCTGGCGTGGAAAAAAGCGCGCTTGATTAATTGCACCTTTAACGCGCCTGCGCTTACCGACGGTTTACAGCTTGCAAGCTGGACACTGGACGGCACCGACTGGACCATCCATAACCACGCGAATGTTTTTTCGCGCAGCGGGCTGGATATTGGTGCACGTTTCTTCCTGCAACATTTGCCGGAAAACGTCGAAGGGGAGATGGTCGATCTGGGCTGCGGCAACGGCGTGATTGGCCTGCAATTGCTGGCGCAAAACCCGCAAAGCCGCGTGCTGTTTGTTGATGAGTCGGCGATGGCCGTGGCCTCTTCGCGTATTAATGTGGAAAGCAACCTGCCGGATGCGGTCGATCGCAGTGAATTTATGATCAATAACGCGCTCTCTGGCGTCGAGGCGGATCGCTTTGCTGCGGTGCTGTGTAACCCGCCGTTCCATCAGCAGAGTGCAATCACCGATCATATTGCCTGGCAGATGTTTAACGATGCGCGCCGTTGCCTGCAATACGGCGGTGAACTGCGCATTGTTGGCAACCGCCATCTCGACTATTTCCGTAAACTTAAACGTGTTTTCGGCAACTGCGAAACCGTGGCGACCAACAATAAGTTCGTCATCCTTAAGTCGGTTAAAACACGTAAAAAACGATAA
- a CDS encoding Gfo/Idh/MocA family oxidoreductase has protein sequence MIRFAVIGTNWITRQFVDAAHETGKYKLTAVYSRRLEQAQTFANDYPVEHLFTSLEEMAQSDAIDAVYIASPNSLHFPQTQLFLSHKKHVICEKPLASNLREVEAAIACARENQVVLFEAFKTASLPNFVLLKQSLAKAGKLRKAFINYCQYSSRYQRYLDGENPNTFNPAFSNGSIMDIGFYCLASAVALWGEPHGVQASASLLESGVDAHGVVVMDYGNFSVTLQHSKVSDSVLPSEIQGEAGALVIEKISECQKVSFVPRGGKAQELTQPQHINTMLYEAETFARLVEENEINHPGLAVSRITAKLQTEIRRQTGVVFPADDVSQQLTA, from the coding sequence ATGATACGTTTCGCTGTCATAGGCACAAACTGGATCACCCGCCAGTTTGTCGATGCCGCCCATGAAACGGGCAAATATAAACTCACCGCCGTTTACTCCCGCCGCCTTGAACAGGCGCAAACTTTTGCCAACGACTACCCCGTTGAACATCTCTTTACTTCCCTTGAAGAGATGGCGCAAAGCGATGCGATTGACGCGGTGTATATTGCCAGCCCCAACTCCCTGCACTTCCCGCAGACCCAACTCTTTCTCAGCCATAAAAAGCATGTGATCTGCGAAAAACCGCTGGCCTCTAACCTGCGTGAAGTGGAAGCCGCCATCGCCTGCGCTCGCGAAAATCAGGTGGTGCTGTTTGAAGCCTTTAAAACCGCCAGCCTGCCGAATTTCGTACTGCTGAAACAATCGCTTGCGAAAGCGGGCAAGCTGCGCAAAGCCTTTATCAACTATTGCCAGTACTCGTCGCGCTATCAGCGCTATCTGGATGGCGAGAACCCGAACACTTTTAACCCGGCGTTTTCCAATGGCTCAATTATGGATATCGGCTTTTATTGCCTTGCTTCTGCGGTGGCGCTGTGGGGCGAACCGCACGGCGTACAGGCCTCGGCAAGCCTGCTGGAAAGCGGCGTGGATGCGCACGGCGTAGTGGTGATGGATTACGGCAATTTCAGCGTCACGCTGCAACACTCAAAAGTCAGCGATTCCGTGCTGCCGAGTGAAATTCAGGGCGAAGCTGGTGCCCTGGTTATCGAAAAAATCTCTGAGTGCCAGAAAGTGTCGTTTGTGCCGCGCGGCGGAAAAGCGCAGGAGCTGACACAGCCGCAGCATATCAACACCATGCTGTATGAAGCAGAGACGTTTGCCCGTCTGGTGGAAGAGAACGAAATCAACCATCCGGGCCTGGCGGTCAGCCGTATTACGGCGAAATTGCAAACGGAGATCCGCCGACAAACGGGCGTGGTGTTCCCGGCGGATGACGTTAGCCAGCAACTCACCGCGTAA
- the sstT gene encoding serine/threonine transporter SstT — protein MTTHRSTGLLQRFIDGSLVKQILIGLILGILLAWISEPAAIATGILGTLFVGALKAVAPVLVLMLVMASIAGHQQGQKTRLRPVLVLYLLGTFTAALTAVLASFLFPSTLQLVPGASDVTPPSGIVEVLRGLLTSMIANPVTAIMDANYIGILVWAVGLGFALRHSNETTKNLVQDMASAVTFMVKMVIRCAPIGIFGLVSSTLATSGFGALLGYAQLLVVLIGCMVFVALVVNPLLVYWKIRRNPFPLVFACLRESGVTAFFTRSSAANIPVNMALCEKLNLDRDTYSVSIPLGATINMAGAAITITVLALAAVHTLGITVDLPTALLLSVVASLCACGASGVAGGSLLLIPLACNMFGISNDVAMQVVAVGFIIGVLQDSCETALNSSTDVLFTAAVCQAEDERLVNNPLRN, from the coding sequence ATGACAACGCACCGCTCCACCGGGTTACTGCAACGCTTTATTGATGGCAGCCTGGTGAAACAGATTCTTATTGGCTTAATTCTGGGTATTTTACTGGCGTGGATTTCCGAACCCGCCGCTATCGCGACCGGTATTTTGGGTACGCTTTTTGTTGGTGCGCTAAAGGCTGTTGCGCCAGTGCTGGTGTTAATGCTGGTGATGGCGTCCATCGCCGGTCATCAACAAGGACAAAAGACGCGCCTGCGTCCGGTGCTGGTGCTTTACCTGTTAGGCACGTTCACCGCCGCGCTTACCGCTGTGCTGGCCAGCTTTTTGTTCCCTTCCACACTCCAGCTTGTGCCGGGAGCCAGTGATGTCACCCCGCCTTCCGGCATTGTGGAAGTGCTGCGCGGGTTACTCACCAGCATGATTGCCAACCCGGTTACGGCGATCATGGACGCTAACTATATCGGCATTCTGGTGTGGGCTGTGGGGTTGGGCTTTGCGCTGCGTCACAGCAACGAGACCACAAAGAACCTGGTGCAGGATATGGCAAGCGCCGTCACCTTTATGGTGAAAATGGTGATTCGCTGCGCGCCGATTGGTATTTTTGGCCTGGTCTCTTCCACGCTTGCCACATCAGGCTTTGGTGCGCTATTAGGCTATGCGCAACTGCTGGTGGTGCTGATTGGCTGCATGGTGTTTGTCGCGCTGGTGGTTAACCCGCTGCTGGTGTACTGGAAGATCCGCCGTAATCCATTCCCGCTGGTCTTTGCCTGCCTGCGCGAAAGCGGCGTCACCGCGTTTTTCACCCGCAGTTCAGCGGCCAATATTCCGGTGAATATGGCGCTGTGTGAGAAGCTCAACCTGGATCGCGATACCTATTCTGTCTCTATCCCGCTGGGCGCAACCATCAATATGGCAGGTGCGGCAATTACGATTACCGTGCTGGCGCTGGCGGCGGTGCATACGCTGGGCATTACGGTCGATCTGCCCACGGCGCTGCTGTTAAGCGTGGTGGCTTCACTTTGTGCCTGTGGCGCGTCCGGCGTGGCGGGCGGTTCTCTGCTGCTGATCCCGCTGGCCTGTAATATGTTTGGGATTTCAAACGATGTCGCCATGCAGGTAGTAGCCGTCGGCTTTATTATTGGCGTGTTGCAGGACTCCTGTGAAACCGCCCTCAACTCTTCCACCGATGTGTTATTTACCGCGGCAGTTTGCCAGGCGGAAGACGAACGTCTGGTAAATAACCCTCTGCGTAACTAA
- a CDS encoding NADPH-dependent 2,4-dienoyl-CoA reductase, which yields MSHYPSLFTPLDLGFTQLKNRVLMGSMHTGLEERPDGAERLAAFYAERARHGVSLIVTGGVAPVFSGVTMEGGAVLNDDSQLPHHRQITDAVHREGGKIALQILHTGRYSYQPHLVAPSAIQAPINRFTPHELSHDEILTLIDDFARCAQLAQRAGYDGVEVMGSEGYLINEFLAARTNHREDEWGGDYPRRMRFALEVVRQIRERVGREFIIIYRLSMLDLVEGGGTLEETIALAQAVEAAGATLINTGIGWHEARIPTIATPVPRGAFSWVTRKLKGKVRVPLITTNRINDPQVAETILARGDADMVSMARPFLADAGLLSKAQSGRADEINTCIGCNQACLDQIFAGKVTSCLVNPRACHETYMPILPARRKKNLAVIGAGPAGLAFAVNAAARGHSVTLFDAQAEIGGQFNIAKQIPGKEEFYETLRYYRRMIELTGVALCLNQHVEPSMLTLFDEVVLACGIEPRMPLIEGINHPKVLSYLDVLRDKAPVGESVAIIGCGGIGFDTAMYLSQPGEPTSQNIAEFCVEWGIDTSLNEVGGLRPEGPQLPKSPRRIVMLQRKASKPGEGLGKTTGWIHRATLLSRGVKMIPAVSYQKIDDAGLHIMVGGEPQLLAVDNVVVCAGQEPRRALAEPLREAGKPVHLIGGCDVALELDARRAIAQGTKLALEI from the coding sequence ATGAGCCATTACCCGTCGCTATTTACCCCGCTCGATCTGGGTTTTACCCAGCTTAAAAACCGTGTGCTGATGGGCTCAATGCATACCGGGCTGGAGGAGCGCCCGGATGGCGCAGAGCGGCTGGCGGCCTTCTATGCTGAACGCGCCCGTCATGGCGTCTCACTGATCGTTACCGGCGGCGTTGCGCCTGTGTTTTCCGGCGTCACGATGGAAGGCGGCGCGGTGTTAAATGATGACAGCCAGCTTCCCCACCATCGACAAATTACCGATGCGGTGCACCGGGAAGGCGGCAAAATCGCGCTGCAAATCCTGCATACCGGGCGCTATAGCTACCAGCCGCACCTGGTTGCGCCATCGGCCATTCAGGCTCCGATCAACCGCTTTACCCCTCATGAACTTAGCCATGATGAAATTCTCACACTGATCGACGACTTCGCCCGCTGTGCACAACTGGCGCAACGGGCCGGTTATGACGGCGTGGAAGTGATGGGTTCGGAAGGCTATTTAATTAACGAATTTCTCGCCGCGCGTACTAACCACCGCGAAGACGAATGGGGTGGCGATTACCCCCGGCGTATGCGCTTTGCGCTGGAAGTCGTGCGCCAGATCCGCGAACGCGTCGGCCGCGAATTCATCATCATTTACCGCCTGTCGATGCTGGATCTGGTGGAGGGCGGCGGCACGCTGGAAGAGACTATCGCGCTGGCACAGGCCGTTGAAGCGGCGGGGGCGACGCTGATTAACACCGGCATTGGCTGGCATGAAGCACGGATCCCGACCATCGCCACACCGGTGCCGCGCGGGGCGTTTAGTTGGGTTACGCGCAAACTGAAAGGCAAAGTGCGCGTGCCGCTGATCACCACCAACCGCATTAACGATCCGCAGGTGGCGGAAACGATCCTGGCGCGTGGCGATGCGGATATGGTGTCGATGGCGCGCCCGTTTCTCGCCGATGCCGGGTTGCTGTCGAAAGCGCAAAGTGGCCGCGCCGATGAGATCAACACGTGTATTGGCTGCAATCAGGCGTGCCTGGATCAGATCTTCGCTGGCAAAGTGACTTCCTGCCTTGTTAATCCTCGCGCTTGCCATGAAACGTACATGCCCATTCTCCCGGCGCGGCGCAAGAAAAACCTTGCCGTTATTGGTGCCGGCCCGGCAGGTCTGGCGTTTGCGGTCAATGCGGCGGCGCGCGGGCACAGCGTGACGCTGTTTGATGCGCAGGCGGAGATCGGCGGGCAGTTTAATATCGCCAAACAGATCCCTGGCAAAGAGGAGTTCTACGAGACGCTGCGCTACTACCGACGGATGATCGAGCTAACCGGCGTCGCTTTGTGTCTGAATCAGCATGTTGAACCCTCAATGTTGACGCTGTTCGACGAGGTGGTGCTGGCCTGCGGTATTGAACCCCGTATGCCGCTGATTGAGGGCATCAATCACCCGAAAGTGCTGAGTTATCTTGATGTGCTGCGCGATAAAGCCCCGGTCGGGGAAAGTGTGGCGATCATTGGCTGCGGCGGGATCGGCTTTGATACGGCGATGTATTTAAGCCAGCCGGGCGAACCCACCAGCCAGAATATCGCCGAGTTTTGCGTGGAATGGGGTATCGATACCAGCCTGAATGAGGTAGGCGGCCTGCGCCCGGAAGGACCGCAATTGCCGAAAAGCCCGCGACGTATTGTGATGTTGCAGCGTAAAGCCAGTAAACCGGGCGAAGGGTTAGGTAAAACCACCGGCTGGATCCACCGGGCAACGCTGTTATCGCGCGGGGTGAAGATGATCCCGGCGGTAAGCTATCAAAAGATTGATGATGCCGGTTTACACATTATGGTCGGCGGCGAACCGCAGTTGCTGGCGGTGGACAATGTGGTGGTCTGCGCAGGCCAGGAGCCGCGACGCGCGCTGGCCGAACCGCTGCGCGAAGCGGGTAAACCAGTGCATTTGATTGGCGGCTGCGATGTGGCGCTGGAGCTGGATGCACGCCGGGCGATTGCGCAGGGGACAAAGCTGGCGCTGGAGATTTGA
- a CDS encoding M48 family metallopeptidase, translating into MKTLTYLQGYPESLLAQVTTLIEQNRLGEVLEKRYPDSHDITTDKALYQYTQEMKNQFLRNASPINKVMYDSKIHVLNNALGLHTAVSRVQGGKLKAKAEIRVATVFRDAPEAFLRMIVVHELAHLKEKDHNKAFYQLCCHMEPQYHQLEFDTRLWLTHLALK; encoded by the coding sequence ATGAAGACACTCACCTACCTTCAGGGCTATCCTGAATCGCTGCTGGCGCAGGTTACCACGCTCATTGAACAGAACCGTCTGGGCGAAGTGCTGGAAAAACGCTATCCCGACAGCCACGACATCACCACCGATAAGGCGCTGTATCAATACACGCAAGAGATGAAAAACCAGTTCCTGCGTAATGCCTCGCCGATAAATAAAGTGATGTATGACAGCAAAATTCATGTGCTGAACAATGCGCTCGGCCTGCATACCGCCGTTTCTCGCGTGCAGGGCGGCAAGCTTAAAGCCAAAGCGGAAATCCGTGTCGCCACGGTATTTCGCGACGCACCGGAAGCCTTTCTGCGCATGATTGTGGTGCACGAACTGGCGCATCTGAAAGAGAAAGATCACAACAAAGCGTTTTATCAACTGTGCTGCCATATGGAGCCGCAATACCACCAGCTGGAGTTTGATACCCGACTGTGGTTGACGCATCTGGCGTTGAAATAA